One genomic region from Nostoc sphaeroides encodes:
- a CDS encoding polysaccharide deacetylase family protein, producing MKIKRQGNKPIASLSLDLDNVWSFLKNQGAPGWETFPSYLDIAVPRFLDIFQQWDLTITVFIVGQDAALEKNTKALQAIAIAGHEIGNHSFYHDPWLHLYSEDEIEQEVALAEQHIKRVTHQHPIGFRGPGYSFSPAVLKVLARRGYEYDASTFPTFLGPIARAYYLMTCKLSKEERKKREALFGGFKEGLQPLKPYQWQMGKDRLTEIPVTTMPIFKVPIHFSYIMYLSTFSSEVALLYLRIALWLCKLTHVQPSLLFHPTDFVSQEDVPELSFFPGMSLPTYKKLAIVNKSLELISSQFNVLTVGQHAKSVAGARQLPVLVPQKR from the coding sequence ATGAAAATCAAGAGACAAGGAAACAAACCAATAGCGAGTCTTTCCTTAGACTTGGATAATGTTTGGTCTTTTCTAAAAAATCAGGGCGCTCCGGGTTGGGAGACTTTCCCCTCTTACTTAGATATTGCAGTGCCTCGTTTCTTAGATATTTTTCAGCAATGGGATTTGACAATCACAGTCTTCATTGTCGGTCAGGATGCAGCGCTGGAAAAGAACACCAAGGCATTACAAGCGATCGCGATCGCTGGTCACGAAATTGGCAATCATTCATTCTACCATGATCCTTGGCTACATCTGTATTCAGAGGATGAGATTGAACAAGAGGTGGCCTTGGCCGAACAACATATCAAGCGCGTCACTCATCAACATCCTATCGGCTTCCGGGGGCCTGGATACAGTTTTTCTCCTGCGGTATTGAAAGTCTTAGCACGACGGGGATATGAATATGATGCTTCGACTTTTCCCACATTTTTGGGGCCCATCGCCCGAGCATATTATTTGATGACTTGTAAACTGAGCAAGGAAGAACGCAAGAAACGCGAAGCCCTGTTTGGTGGTTTTAAAGAGGGTTTGCAGCCCCTGAAACCTTACCAGTGGCAGATGGGTAAGGATAGACTCACTGAAATTCCTGTTACCACCATGCCAATTTTCAAAGTGCCAATTCACTTTAGTTACATAATGTATCTGAGTACATTTTCTTCGGAAGTGGCGTTACTCTACCTGCGAATTGCCCTGTGGCTGTGTAAACTTACACATGTCCAGCCTTCTTTGCTATTCCATCCTACAGACTTTGTAAGTCAAGAAGATGTGCCAGAGCTATCATTCTTCCCTGGAATGAGTCTCCCCACCTACAAAAAGCTGGCAATAGTGAACAAAAGTTTGGAACTTATATCCAGTCAGTTTAATGTTTTGACTGTTGGACAACACGCCAAATCCGTAGCCGGTGCCCGTCAACTGCCTGTATTAGTGCCTCAAAAGAGATAA